TGAAGGAAAAATATCAGGAGAGCTTCACGCCGCCGAAGCAAATGAAGAAAATGTCGGTATGCTGATGATGGGCGGCTATGAAGAAGAAAAAGCTTCAGAAGGAGGCAGAGCATGAGCGATAAATCAAAATATATCAATCTCCTTATAACAATAGGGGTGTCTATGGCTATCGGAGCCGTTCTCATGGTTGCCTTGGGCTATAACCCCATTGACGCCTATTTTCATCTTTTCAGAGGCGCGTTTTACGGAAAGCTGAATTTAGGAACGACCTTGCAGAAATTTACGCCGCTTTTAATCACCTCTCTTGCATTTATTGTATCTGCAAGGGCAGGCGGCTTTAACGTAGGGGTTGAAGGCGAAATGTACCTGGGAGCTATCACAGCTGCATGGCTTGGCTTTGCACTTCACGGTATCCCTGCCCCCTTGCACATATTGATATGCTTCTTGGGTGCAATGGCTGTAGGCGCGGCATGGGCTTATATCCCTGCATCTTTAAAGGCTTATTTCGGGGTTAACGAGGTCTGCGTTACCATACTTTTAAACTACGTGGCAAAATATATAACCTCATTTTTAGTAAACGGCCCTTTAAGTGCAAAAACAGGTGTTCCTCAGACACCGGTAGTAGACAAAAGCATTATGCTTTTCAGATTACTTAAACCCAGCCAGGCCAATGCCGGATTTTTCATCGGTATTATCGTAGCCATATTTATTTACTGGCTTTTAACAAAATCAACCATAGGATATAAATTTACTACGGTAGGCTTTAACCCAAAGCATGCAGAGTACATAGGCATCAATCCTAAAAAGCAGCTTATTTATTCCATGATGGTTTCAGGTGTAATGGGCGGTATTGCGGGAGCAATAGAAGTATTAGGCGTTTACGGTTACTTCCTTGATAATTTCTCCTCCGGCATCGCTATGGACGGAATGCTTGCGGCCCTAATTGTTAAAAACGATATCAGAATGGCCCCCCTTATGGCGCTTTTCCTTGCTGTCTTGAAATCCGGTGCCTTGGGAATGGAACGCTATACGGGTGTTCCAAAGGGAATCGTTGATACGATTATAGCCATATTTATTATATTTGCCACTATGGACGCCTTATTCAGCTGGCACAGAAAGAAAAAGGCGGCTAAAGAGACTTTAAAGCCTGCGGCTTAGAGCAAAGGAGAGATCAAAATGGATCAAATACTGGATTTTACTTTGATATATGCAACTATCCGTGCTTCGACTCCTATACTTTTTGCGGCTCTGGCGGCGGTTATCACTCAGCAGGCCAACATCATTAATATAGGTACGGAGGGCATTATGCTTACAGGCGCTTTTACCGCCGTATGTGTAAGCTTCTTTACGGGCAGCTGGGTTGCCGCCCTTATCGCTGCCATTATTGCTGGAGTTTTCATGGCCCTTATAATGGGGGTTGCCCATATAAAATATGGGGCGGATATATGCGCCATCGGTACGGCTATCAATATGTTTGCTCTGGCCATAACGAAATTTGGCATACAGCAGTTTTTAGGAACTGCGGGCAGCTTCACAAGCCCTAAAATCATTGCCATACCAAGAATTCATATTGCCGCATTAAGCAACAATCCTTACCTTAACGGACTTTTTAACAATTGGTCCTTGATGGAGGTTATAGGCATTATTCTTGTTTTTATAATCGCATTTTTCCTTTACAGAACAGCTTGGGGCTTAAGGCTCCGTTCTGTAGGCCGCTTTCCTCTTGCTGCGGAAACAGCGGGAATTAACGTTACTAAAATGAAATATCAGGTAATTATAATTTCAGGTGTTTTAGGCGGGCTTGCAGGAGCGCACCTTTCCATTGGCTATTCCCAGATGTTTACGGAAAACATGACGAACGGCCGTGGTTTCATGGGGGTTGCCGCTATGTTCTTCGGCGGCGCAAATCCTGTAATCGCATGGCTCGGCTGCTTGCTTTTCGGATTTACCGATACGGTAGGGGGAAGGCTTCAGGCTTATGGCTGGCCGTCACAGTTTATACTCATGCTTCCTTATGTAATTACAGTAACTGTTCTTGCGGTTTCCTTGTGGCAAAAGCAGATCAGAGAAAGAAAGATGAAAAGCTCTTTAAGGGCATAGGGCTTAACCGCAGCTTTATGGTAAATTGACTTAAAAATACAAGTTGATTTAATAAAGACATATGAAATACATTATTTAACCTCAAAACAAAAGATGTTTTATAGGTAAATGCGTATAAGCCTGCAGAATCATTACAATAAAAAACCTCGCCGGAACCTGTTTTCTGCGAAGGATAAAACCCTGTTACAGGGAAAATAATAAAGGGGTTGTTAAAAATGGATAGACGTAAAATTATTTTAGATTGTGACCCGGGGCATGACGATGCAGTTGCCATATTGATGGCAGCAAAGCACCCTAAAATAGAGCTTTTGGGCATTACTGTTGTTGCAGGCAATCAAACGCTTGAAAAAACAACGACAAACGCTCTTAATGTATGCCAGTATTTAGGCCTTGACGTTCCTGTATACGCCGGCTGCGGACAGCCTCTTGTAAGAGCAAAGCAGGTTATAGCAGACGATATTCACGGTGAAACAGGTCTTGACGGCCCTGTGTTTGAGCCGCTTACAAAGAAGGTTGAAGATGAGCACGCCGTCGATTATTTAATCAGAACCCTTCTTGCATCCGACGGAGATATTACTTTAGTAATTACAGGCCCTGAAACAAACGTTGCTATGGCTATGAGAAAAGAGCCCAGAATCGTTGAAAAAATTCAAGAAATCATTATCATGGGCGGCGCCTACCAGTTAGGCAATATGACACCTGCGGCAGAGTTCAACATCCTTGCAGACGCAGAGGCAGCTTATGTAGTATTTACCTCAGGCAGACCAATCGTTATGATGGGCCTTGACTTAACAAGACAGGCTCTTTGCTATCCTGCTATCATTGAAAGAATGGAAAAAATAGACGGCAAAGGCGCAAAACTTTTCGCTGATTTAATGAGATTTTTCAGCAAAACTCAGAAGGCAGTATTCGGCTGGGAGGGCGGCCCTCTTCATGACCCTACTTGCATCGCTTATCTTATTGACCCAAGCTGCATCGAAACAAAAGACGTATTTACAGAAATTGAAATCAGAAGCGAAAAGTGTTACGGACGTACCCTTTGCGACTATTTCGGCATTTTAAAGCAGCCTGCCAACTCTAAGCTTTGCTTAAAGATCGACTTGGATAAATTCTGGGATATCGTTGAAGACTGTATCAGATTATACTAATTTCCGTATTTATTCCCCAAGGAGGGCTTAAAGCTTATGGAAGACAATAAAAGAATAGAAATATTAAGAAACACCCTTAATGCCAATAAAGATAAATATATAAAAAGGCTTGGAGAGCTTGTAGCCATAGATACCCACGACATAGGCCACGGTATTGACGGAGGCCTTGAAAAAAAAGGGCAGGAATATATGGCGGAGCTTTTTAAAGCGCTTGGCGCATCAGAAGTTATCTGCGACCAGATGGAAGAAAAGGTGATTTTAGAAAGCCTTGAAAAGTATAACGAAGGAAACGAAGGCCATAATTACGACGGCAGATTCAACGTATACGCAACCTTCAAAGGCGAAAGCGAAAAATCCATCCTTTTTAACGGCCATATAGATACTATGCCTGTGGGCGATCCCGCTCTTTGGAACACAAATCCCCACGACCCTGTGATTAAAGACGGCCGTATGTACGGCCTTGGCGTATGCGATATGAAGGCAGGCCTTATGGCTTCTACCCTTGCAGTAGAGCTTTTAAAGGATGCCGGAATACCCCTTCCCGGGAAGGTCGTAATCACAAGCGTTGTAGACGAAGAAGGCGGCGGAAACGGTTCCATTCAGGCTGCCATGAGAGGCATAAAGGCCGATGCGGCGGTTGTTTGTGAGCCTACGGACCAAAGTATTATCGCCGCCCATATGGGATTCATCTTCTTTAAAATAGAGGTTGAAGGAAGAGCTGTTCACTCAGGAGCCAAATGGCTTGGGGTAAGCGCCATAGAGAAGGCACAAAAGCTCATAGAAGCAATAGACGAGCTTGAGCATCAATGGCTTATGAATTATAAGCATGCCCTCCTTCCTGCGCCCACTTCAAACGTAGGCGTTATATCAGGGGGTTCCGCAGGCTCCACTGTAGCAGATTACTGCGAATTTAAGACCTGCGTTCACTATCTTCCGGGCAAGATGAGCCATGAACAAGTCGTTAAGGAATATACGGACGCCATTTACAGACGCTGTGAAGGCGACGAATGGCTGAAAGACCATAAGCCTAAAATTTCCATTTATCAGGCCGGCGGCGCCTTTGAAATGGACCTTGACCATGAATTTACAAAGACATTTGCAGGAACCTGTGAGAAGATTAAAAACGAGGCAGTTATTGTAGGTTCGCCTGCAGGCTGCGATGCGAGAGTTTGGCGGAATATGGCAAACATGCCTACTTTGCAGTACGGACCGGGAAGGCAATCCGAATGCCACATTGCAAATGAATATGTAGAGCTTCAGCAATACCTTGATGCAATTTTGATCTACGCTCAGTTAATTTTAGACTGGTGCAAATAAATTTTTTTGGAGGATATTATGGCAAAGAAAGTTTTAATCGCCGGGGAGTCATGGATGAGCTATACGACCCACGTGAAAGGCTTTGACAGTTTTTACACAACACTTTATGAGGAAGGCGTAAAATATATTAGAGCTGCTATTGAAAAGGCCGGATATGAAGTTGATTTTCTTCCGAACCATTTAGCAGCAAGTGATTTCCCCTATACAATGGAAGAACTTAAGAAGTATGATTGTGTAATTTTATCTGATATCGGTGCAAATACTTTGCTTCTTCCCGCTGAGACATTTACTAAGAGCATAAAAATGCCGAACCGCTGCCAGCTTATCAAGGATTATGTATTAGAAGGCGGTTCCCTCATTATGGTAGGCGGATATCTTACGTTTTCAGGTGTAGATGCAAAAGGCCGTTGGGGTGTAACGCCGGTTCAGGATGTTCTTCCTGTAAAGGTTCTTGACATTGACGACCGTATGGAGCATCCGGAAGGTATTGCCCCTGTTCTTGTGAAAGAACATGACGTTATCAAAGACGTTCCAAAGAACTGGCCTGAATTCTTAGGCTATAACAAAACCGTTTTATTGGAAGGCGCAGAAGAAGTTATGACCATAGGCGGCGACCCATTTATAGCCGTAGGCAATTACGGAAAAGGCAAGTCTGCAGTATTTACATCAGACTGTGCTCCTCACTGGGGTCCTCATGAATTCATAGAATGGGAAGGCTATGACCTTTTATGGAAGAACATGGTGGATTATCTCGTTAAATAATTATCCGAATACTTATAGTAAATTTAAAGTAAACAGGGAGAAAACTGTAGATTTGCCTAGACCAAAAAATATACTGTTCCTAAAGGAAATCCGTATTTTTATGTCTCCAGAGAAACGGTTTTTGCTGCTTCTTTATGATAAATTTACTATAAAGTATTGAACCTTGGCATCTATAGTAAAATAGCTTTAAGGCAGTAACAAAAGCCTATTTATCATAAACGGCTTAAATATAACAGAAGCACTTATATGAAGCCATTCATAGCCAACAAAGATAAAAAGAGCTTTGCTGACTATAAAAGAGAGTGAACCTGAAAACCCTTTTACAGCTTTCCTGTAAGTGTTTTCAGGTTCACTAAGTATAAAATATACGGTTTTTGTTACTGTAATCAAATTATTTTACTGTAATTCAAAAAGACGGCGTTTTTACAGATATAAACTCTCTTCTTGTTTTAAAGTTCAATATGTTTTCCTGCATGCGCATAGTCAATTTGCACTTTTCTTGTTTTTTAAGCTTTCTTAGACCAAATATTCACATCGGAATAAAAGCAAATTGCTATACATTCTTACTTTAGAGAAATCGCCGTCTTTTTGACAAAGCCAGCTCCTTTAATTATGCCTTGAATTTTGCAGTTAAAATTATTTCTTAGCGGAGCTTTTAAATGCAGAATTTTTGGCATTACTAAAGATGAATCAATTTAAAATACATCTATTTTACAGCTTACGTCTGGAGGTTTTAAAATGTCGGGACTTAGGGGCAACTGGAAAGAAGAAGCTCTGGGCCTTTTAAAAAATGCTTTGGAGATTGTTACAGTCACAAATCAGAATAACGAAAAAGAGCTTGCAGAATATATCGCAGGCTTCCTTAAAGATACCATTAAAGCAGAAATACAGGAGCTTTCCCCCGGCAGGGCAAATATCATTGCGGAAATAAAAGGGGAAGATGAAAATAACGCTATTCTCCTTAACGGCCATCTTGATACGGTGCCCTTTGGAGATTTGGAAAATTGGCAGACACCTCCCCATAAAGCCACAGAAAAAGACGGATATATTTATGCAAGAGGCGCAAGCGATATGAAAAGCGGCTTGTGCGCTTATTTATATGCTTTCTGCACTTTGGCGAAGGAAGGATATAAGCCTAAGAATTCCATTATTTTTACAGGAACTGCCGACGAAGAAATAAACGGCCTTGGGGCCTACGGTATCGTCCAAAAAGGCCTTTTAGACAGGGTTTCAACAATCATCATCGGCGAGCCTACGGGAAACGGCATTTCTGTTGCGGCTAAAGGTACATTATGGATAGAATTTCATATTGACGGCAAAACATGCCACAGCTCTTATCCCCATAACGGAGTGAATGCCTGTGAAAAGGCATATGAGCTTTATCAAAGGATAAAAGCCCTTACCGGTGACGAAACCCATTATCTTCTTGGAAAAACAACCTGCACTATGACGAAGATGAACGGCGGCGTAGCCAATAATATGGTTCCCGATAAATGCAGCTTTTCTGTAGATATCCGTACGATTCCCGGGGTTTCCCATAAAGCGCTTTTAGAAGAAATAGACAGGGAAATCTCCGCTATGGCAAATACAAATAAAGAGCTTTTCATAGAAAAAAATATCATCACCAATCGAATTTCCGTTGAAATAGAAGAGAAAAGTTCTTTTGTGAAAGAATTTGCCCGTTCAGCTGAAAAAGTCAAAGGGGAGAAGCCCCTTATTACCTCTACGAATTTCTTTAGCGATGCTTCAATATTCTGTATTGACTATTCGCCTTCCGTTCTTCTTTTCGGACCGGGAGAAAGCGGCGAAGCCCATAAGCCCAATGAGCATGTGGAAATAAAGAAGTATTTTGAAGCTATTGAAATTATGTATGAATTTCTTAAAACCCTGTAATTTCAATTGGATTTAATATAGAAGGAAAATTTTGAAAAGATAAATCTACCTTTATAGTAAATTTATCCCAAAGAAGTAACAAAATCGATTCTCAGGAGATTTAAAAATACGGATTTCCTTTAGAAGCGGTATATTTTTAGGTCCAGGTAAATAGACGGTTTTGTTACGGTTTCGCTTTAAATTTACTTTTAATACAGCATTATTTTTTAACGCAGCTGAACCTTTAAACTGAGGCAGGCGGCGAAAGGAGAGGCAAGTGAAGATATTAAACTTCGGTTCACTTAATTTAGACAATGTATACCATGTAGACCATTTTGTGAGAGCGGGGGAAACCCTTTCATCTGATGCCATGCATATTTACTGCGGAGGAAAAGGGCTTAATCAAAGCATCGCCCTTGCCCGTTCCGGGGCCAAGGTTTTTCATGCAGGGGCAATAGGCCTTGAAGACGGGAATATCCTGAAAGAAGCCCTTAAAAGAAATGGCGTCAATATAGACCATCTGCTTCAATTAAAGGATAAAAAAACAGGCCATGCTATTATTCAGATAGATAAAAGCGGCCAAAACTGCATATTGCTTTTTCCGGGAGCAAATCACTGTATTACCCGAGAGCATATAGATAAGACCCTTGAAAATTTTTCAAAGGGGGATTTGCTTATTCTTCAAAATGAAATTAATAATATCGATTACATAATAAATCAGGCGCATGAAAAGGGAATGCAGATTGTTTTAAACCCTTCTCCCATGAATGAAAAAATCCTTGCGCTTCCATTGGAATATGTGGATTATTTCATATTAAACGAAGTGGAAATGGCCGATATATCGGAAGATGATAATGAAGAAAAGGGCCTTCAGAGCCTTAAAGAAAAATATCCCAATGCTTCTGTCGTACTCACTTTGGGAAGCCGGGGTGTAAGATTTGAAAACGGCAGCCTAAGTCTAAGCCGCGGCATATTTAAAGTGGACGCCGTGGATACGACTGCGGCAGGCGATACCTTTACAGGCTATTTCTTTGGAGCCATATCCCAAGGGGAGCATGTTTCGCAAGCCCTTAAAATAGCCTCCATGGCTTCTGCCATAGCTGTATCAAGACAAGGGGCCGAACCTTCCATCCCTTATATGGAAGAAGTCGCAGAAAGGCTTAATCCTTAATAAGGGTATAGTCAATTTTCTTTTATCCCGCTGTAAGTATTCGAGCTTAGAGGGATTAAAACAGCGTAAAAGTAAATTGAAAATACGATGCTTCATATTAAATCCAGCATAGTATAAAAAGCAAATAAACTGCCCAAAGCTTAAGCCTTGGGCAGTTTTAATTTCGGATAAAAGTTTAGTTCAGGATATGGTCAGTTACCCCTATGAGTATTTGGCTGCAGGGGCCTAGCCCTATCACTTTCTATATGTAGCATATTTTCACTCAATATTTGGCATTTTCCATAAAAAATCGAAGAATGCAGAAATACATATAAAAATGTGGTAATATAAAAGATAAGGCAAAAATATGCATTGTACTTGATTAAATATAAAATAGTATCATTGTTAATTTGAATTTAATTTATTTTAAGCTTTCTATGGGCCGATATTAATAATGGAATAAAAGTAAATTGACTGTATGGAGACGATTATGGTTAAATACATAGGAAAACGAATACTGCAGATAATTCCAACGCTTCTTGTATTAAGCTTTATCTTGTTTTTTTCTATATGGTTTATGCAATATAAAAGCATAAGCTTCGGAGGGGAAGACTCGACCTTTAAACAGTATCTGGACTATATGGGTAATGTCCTCAGAGGTGACTTTGGGATACATTATAGATACGGAAGGCCTATAAATGGGGAACTTATGAGAAGATATCCGCTCACTATGCTTCTTGCCATAGGGGGAACGTTAACATCTGCCATTGTGGGGATTTTCCTCGGGGTAATTTCAGCTGTTAATCAAAACAAGCTTATTGATAATATCATTATGTTTTTTTCTCTTGCGGTTACATCAATTCCTTTATTTTTCCTTGCGCTTATTTTTATGGTAATATTCAGCGTCTTTCTTGGGGTTCTGCCTTCCAGAGCCATGGGCTCTTGGCAGAGCTTTATTATGCCTGTCATTACCCTCGGCCTTCCGGCAGCGGGATTTGTGGCGCGAACCACCCGTTCGGCAATGCTTGAAGTAATTAATCAGGATTATATCAGGGCATCTCAGGCAAGGGGCATTGCCGATAAGACGATTATTTATTACCATGCCCTTAAAAACACGTTTATTCCTATTATCACTGTAATAGGGGTAAGATTCGGAGAGCTTCTGGCGGGAACCGTTCTTGTGGAAAATGCCTTTTCCATCCCCGGCCTTGGAAGGTTTATTATAGAAGCTATCGATTACAGGCAGGGGAACGCCATTTTGGGCTGTGTTCTTGTTCTGGCGGCTACCTTTATGGTTATAAACCTTCTTATTGACATATTGTACGCCTTGATAGACCCAAGGGTAAAATACGGCAAAAGGGAAAGCAGTACCTCGGGTAAATAAATACAGCCGCCTGTAAAGCAAATTTCATATAAAGAAGCAGCAAAAACCGATTCATTAAAAACTCAAAAACATGGATTTCTTTCGGAAACAGTATATTTTTGAGCCTTCGTGAATATACGGCTTTGCTACTGTTTAACTTTAAATTTACTATATACGGTGTTGCTTCCGTTTCATTTTAAATTTAGTGTAAAAAGGCTTTATGGTTTATAATTACAGATTTTAAATTTCGTCATAAATTTCATACAGAATCGGGCTTTTGCCTGTGGGGGTCAAAATGAAGAAAAATTCCGCTTTTTTAAGAAAGTTTGCCAAGAGAAAGGCTTCTGTCATTAGTACATTTTTGCTTTTAATATTAATTTTTACTGCCATATTCGGGCCGGCGTTATGCAAAAGATATCACCCTAATCATCAGAATCAGGCGGAGCGCTTTGCCCCTATAAGCCGTGACCACTGGCTGGGGACGGACTATGCAGGAAGGGATATCTTTACCCGGCTTGTCTACGGAGCAAAATTTTCTATTTCCGTAAGCTTTTTCGGCGTGCTCGCAGGAGGGATTATAGGCGTTTTTCTGGGCCTTGTTTCAGGTTATTTCGGCGGAGTTTCCGATAATCTTATTTCAAGGCTGATAGAGCTTTTGATGGCTGTGCCGGGGCTTTTACTTGCCATTATTATTATAGCCGTTATGGGAAAGAGCGATTTCAATACGGTTATTTCCGTAGCTGTTTCTGTAATAGCTTCTTTTACCCGTATCATCCGAAGCTCTGTCATATCCTTAAGGGAATCGGATTACGTTAAAAGCGCTTATATCTTAGGAGCGTCAGACTGGCGGATTATTTTCACCCACATTTTGCCCAATTGCATTTCTTTTATTATAGTGACATTTACCCTTAATCTTGGTACGGCCCTTTTGACGGTTTCTTCCTTATCCTTTTTGGGTATCGGGGTTCAGCCGCCAAATCCCGAATGGGGCTCTATGATAAGCCTTGCAAAGGAATATATGCTTTCGTACCCCCTTGGCATACTTGCCCCGGGCCTTGCCATAACCATATTTGTCATAAGCTCAAGCCTTGTAGGCGACGGACTGAGGGACGCTCTCGACCCGAGGATTTAAGATGAAAGCACAGGAGAATACCATGGACGAAAAAATAATTCAGGTTAGAAATCTTAAAACTTATTTTTATTCCTATGAAGGCGTAATGCCTGCCGTTGACGATCTTTCCTTTGAAATATCAAAGGGGGAAACTTTGGCTGTGGTAGGAGAATCCGGCTGCGGAAAAAGCGTAACCAGTATGTCTTTATTAAAGCTTATAAAGCCCCCGGGGAAAATTGTCTCCGGCGAAATCTTATATAAAAACGAAAACCTCCTCGATAAAACCCACGAGGAAATGCGCTCTATCAGAGGGAAGGAAATATCCATGATATTTCAGGAGCCTTCGGCCTCTTTAAACCCTGTGATAAAAATAGGCAGGCAAATGACGGAGTCCATATTGACCCATATTGCCATGAGCAGAAAGGAAGCTTATGAAAGGTCCGTCGCGCTTTTGAGGAAGGTAGGAATCCCTTCTCCTGAAAGAATAATGGAGAGTTATGCCTACGAGCTTTCAGGGGGAATGTGCCAAAGGGTAATGATTGCCATGGCCATTTCCTGCAATCCTAAAATACTCATATGCGATGAGCCGACCACCGCCCTTGACGTGACCATACAGGCCCAGATATTACGGCTTTTAAAGGAGCTTAAAAAGGAAACAGGGGCTTCTATTATGCTGATAACCCACGATATGGGTATTGTCGCCCAGATGGCGGAGAAGGTTATGGTAATGTATTCAGG
This is a stretch of genomic DNA from Anaeropeptidivorans aminofermentans. It encodes these proteins:
- a CDS encoding ABC transporter permease — protein: MSDKSKYINLLITIGVSMAIGAVLMVALGYNPIDAYFHLFRGAFYGKLNLGTTLQKFTPLLITSLAFIVSARAGGFNVGVEGEMYLGAITAAWLGFALHGIPAPLHILICFLGAMAVGAAWAYIPASLKAYFGVNEVCVTILLNYVAKYITSFLVNGPLSAKTGVPQTPVVDKSIMLFRLLKPSQANAGFFIGIIVAIFIYWLLTKSTIGYKFTTVGFNPKHAEYIGINPKKQLIYSMMVSGVMGGIAGAIEVLGVYGYFLDNFSSGIAMDGMLAALIVKNDIRMAPLMALFLAVLKSGALGMERYTGVPKGIVDTIIAIFIIFATMDALFSWHRKKKAAKETLKPAA
- a CDS encoding ABC transporter permease, with translation MKMDQILDFTLIYATIRASTPILFAALAAVITQQANIINIGTEGIMLTGAFTAVCVSFFTGSWVAALIAAIIAGVFMALIMGVAHIKYGADICAIGTAINMFALAITKFGIQQFLGTAGSFTSPKIIAIPRIHIAALSNNPYLNGLFNNWSLMEVIGIILVFIIAFFLYRTAWGLRLRSVGRFPLAAETAGINVTKMKYQVIIISGVLGGLAGAHLSIGYSQMFTENMTNGRGFMGVAAMFFGGANPVIAWLGCLLFGFTDTVGGRLQAYGWPSQFILMLPYVITVTVLAVSLWQKQIRERKMKSSLRA
- the rihB gene encoding ribosylpyrimidine nucleosidase, with product MDRRKIILDCDPGHDDAVAILMAAKHPKIELLGITVVAGNQTLEKTTTNALNVCQYLGLDVPVYAGCGQPLVRAKQVIADDIHGETGLDGPVFEPLTKKVEDEHAVDYLIRTLLASDGDITLVITGPETNVAMAMRKEPRIVEKIQEIIIMGGAYQLGNMTPAAEFNILADAEAAYVVFTSGRPIVMMGLDLTRQALCYPAIIERMEKIDGKGAKLFADLMRFFSKTQKAVFGWEGGPLHDPTCIAYLIDPSCIETKDVFTEIEIRSEKCYGRTLCDYFGILKQPANSKLCLKIDLDKFWDIVEDCIRLY
- a CDS encoding M20 family metallopeptidase — protein: MEDNKRIEILRNTLNANKDKYIKRLGELVAIDTHDIGHGIDGGLEKKGQEYMAELFKALGASEVICDQMEEKVILESLEKYNEGNEGHNYDGRFNVYATFKGESEKSILFNGHIDTMPVGDPALWNTNPHDPVIKDGRMYGLGVCDMKAGLMASTLAVELLKDAGIPLPGKVVITSVVDEEGGGNGSIQAAMRGIKADAAVVCEPTDQSIIAAHMGFIFFKIEVEGRAVHSGAKWLGVSAIEKAQKLIEAIDELEHQWLMNYKHALLPAPTSNVGVISGGSAGSTVADYCEFKTCVHYLPGKMSHEQVVKEYTDAIYRRCEGDEWLKDHKPKISIYQAGGAFEMDLDHEFTKTFAGTCEKIKNEAVIVGSPAGCDARVWRNMANMPTLQYGPGRQSECHIANEYVELQQYLDAILIYAQLILDWCK
- a CDS encoding glutamine amidotransferase; amino-acid sequence: MAKKVLIAGESWMSYTTHVKGFDSFYTTLYEEGVKYIRAAIEKAGYEVDFLPNHLAASDFPYTMEELKKYDCVILSDIGANTLLLPAETFTKSIKMPNRCQLIKDYVLEGGSLIMVGGYLTFSGVDAKGRWGVTPVQDVLPVKVLDIDDRMEHPEGIAPVLVKEHDVIKDVPKNWPEFLGYNKTVLLEGAEEVMTIGGDPFIAVGNYGKGKSAVFTSDCAPHWGPHEFIEWEGYDLLWKNMVDYLVK
- a CDS encoding M20 family metallopeptidase translates to MSGLRGNWKEEALGLLKNALEIVTVTNQNNEKELAEYIAGFLKDTIKAEIQELSPGRANIIAEIKGEDENNAILLNGHLDTVPFGDLENWQTPPHKATEKDGYIYARGASDMKSGLCAYLYAFCTLAKEGYKPKNSIIFTGTADEEINGLGAYGIVQKGLLDRVSTIIIGEPTGNGISVAAKGTLWIEFHIDGKTCHSSYPHNGVNACEKAYELYQRIKALTGDETHYLLGKTTCTMTKMNGGVANNMVPDKCSFSVDIRTIPGVSHKALLEEIDREISAMANTNKELFIEKNIITNRISVEIEEKSSFVKEFARSAEKVKGEKPLITSTNFFSDASIFCIDYSPSVLLFGPGESGEAHKPNEHVEIKKYFEAIEIMYEFLKTL
- a CDS encoding ribokinase, translating into MKILNFGSLNLDNVYHVDHFVRAGETLSSDAMHIYCGGKGLNQSIALARSGAKVFHAGAIGLEDGNILKEALKRNGVNIDHLLQLKDKKTGHAIIQIDKSGQNCILLFPGANHCITREHIDKTLENFSKGDLLILQNEINNIDYIINQAHEKGMQIVLNPSPMNEKILALPLEYVDYFILNEVEMADISEDDNEEKGLQSLKEKYPNASVVLTLGSRGVRFENGSLSLSRGIFKVDAVDTTAAGDTFTGYFFGAISQGEHVSQALKIASMASAIAVSRQGAEPSIPYMEEVAERLNP
- a CDS encoding ABC transporter permease — protein: MVKYIGKRILQIIPTLLVLSFILFFSIWFMQYKSISFGGEDSTFKQYLDYMGNVLRGDFGIHYRYGRPINGELMRRYPLTMLLAIGGTLTSAIVGIFLGVISAVNQNKLIDNIIMFFSLAVTSIPLFFLALIFMVIFSVFLGVLPSRAMGSWQSFIMPVITLGLPAAGFVARTTRSAMLEVINQDYIRASQARGIADKTIIYYHALKNTFIPIITVIGVRFGELLAGTVLVENAFSIPGLGRFIIEAIDYRQGNAILGCVLVLAATFMVINLLIDILYALIDPRVKYGKRESSTSGK
- a CDS encoding ABC transporter permease, with protein sequence MKKNSAFLRKFAKRKASVISTFLLLILIFTAIFGPALCKRYHPNHQNQAERFAPISRDHWLGTDYAGRDIFTRLVYGAKFSISVSFFGVLAGGIIGVFLGLVSGYFGGVSDNLISRLIELLMAVPGLLLAIIIIAVMGKSDFNTVISVAVSVIASFTRIIRSSVISLRESDYVKSAYILGASDWRIIFTHILPNCISFIIVTFTLNLGTALLTVSSLSFLGIGVQPPNPEWGSMISLAKEYMLSYPLGILAPGLAITIFVISSSLVGDGLRDALDPRI
- a CDS encoding ABC transporter ATP-binding protein, encoding MDEKIIQVRNLKTYFYSYEGVMPAVDDLSFEISKGETLAVVGESGCGKSVTSMSLLKLIKPPGKIVSGEILYKNENLLDKTHEEMRSIRGKEISMIFQEPSASLNPVIKIGRQMTESILTHIAMSRKEAYERSVALLRKVGIPSPERIMESYAYELSGGMCQRVMIAMAISCNPKILICDEPTTALDVTIQAQILRLLKELKKETGASIMLITHDMGIVAQMAEKVMVMYSGQAVEYTDVREIFKNPLHPYTVGLLNSIPKLTENQDRLYNIEGMVPGPKDLPKGCRFAPRCEFAKERCYEIMPELIDAGKGHQVRCFKYGK